DNA from Corynebacterium stationis:
ATCTTCCAGACCGGACAAAGCCATGTGAGAGCCAGCTAGAGGCCCATCAATGATCTTTATTTCGCGCGGAGCGATGGCACGTCCTTTAACACGTGGCGCTGCAACTGGGCCGGCCTTGACTGCTTGGTAGGACCCGGCTGCTTTGTTGGCGTCACGACGCATTGCGTTTAGGGCCACCAGAATAAACAGCCACAGGAGAATCAGCAGTCCGATTCTCAGTCCGGACATAATGACTGAATCCATGGGGACCTCCTCATTAAAACGTATGAAACCAGCTTAGTCAGGCACGCCCTGTAATTCAGTAGTGCTGGCACTAGTTCTGTAGCGCAAAAGCATAACCGGTTTCAATTTACGGGAAAAATATAAAAGCTCGCTGTGACGAAGATTTTCACCAGTATGCGAGCTATGAAAAATCACTAGCTTTCTAAGCCGGTGATACGAACCTCAATTTGGGAATGGCCCATCGTGATGATGTCGCCGTCTGCAAGCAGCCAATTTTCAATAGGCGTTTCATTAACGGTGGTGCCGTTGGTGGACTGCAGGTCTGTGAGTACCGCATCCTGGCCGTCCCAGGTAATTTCCGCGTGCTGGCGAGAGACTCCCGTATCTGGCAGGCGCAGGTGCGCATCATTGCTGCGTCCGATGATATTGGAGCCTTCTTGGACGTGGTAGGTCCGCGATGACCCATCTTGCAAAAGCAGGTTAACCGCAGGGCCGTGGGGGATATTCTGTTCTTCAGAGGCTTCCTGGCGTACGAATGAGGTAGTTGCTGCTTCCTCAGCCGGATAATTGGAATCTGGGGTAGTCATGGAATTCTCCTGAGATTGGGAGGCTGAAGATTGTTCATCTTCGTCCTCGTGGGCATCGTGGAAAATCGCGTCAAAGCCCGTGTCCACTCCTGGTTCCTGATTGATAAAGGAAGACACGCGAAGCTGGCCGGTGCGAAGTGATGATTCCTCACCAATGCGCACGACAATAGGGCCAGCGAGTTGCCAGCCATTGTTGCGGATAAATCGCGAGATTTGATCTGCCAAGCCAGCCGGGGTTGAGCGATTGCGTGACAGGTTTTCTACATCCTTGGAGCTCACGCCGACTGAGTAGACGTTCGGGCAGTACAGCAGCTCGTCATCTCCGTGCTGAACATTATCCAGCGCTTCTTGTTTGAGTAGTTCTTCAATTTCTTCGGGAACAACTTTGCCACCAAAGACGAACGCCATGCCGTTATCGAGGCCCCGCTGCATGGCCGAATCTAAACGAGCTAGTTTTTCTAATAGTTCCATGGGTGCGGCGCCTCCTTTCTGACTGCGATTTGAATGAAACCTTCTTTATTATAGGCAACCATAGACCGAAACTAGTAGCTCGCGCGCACTAACAGGCAAGTTTTCTAGGCAAAACCCCAGTTAGTTTTTCTATATTGAACTGCCGTTTTGGCATCAGTGCGATCTCTCATGCTATTGTTGTCTAGTCGGTGTGAGACCTAAGGTTTCATGTTTACCACCCAGCCCGGGTGGCGGAATTGGCAGACGCGCTGGCTTCAGGTGCCAGTGTCCTTATAGGACGTGTGGGTTCAAGTCCCACTCCGGGCACAAAATTTTTCCTCCGAAACATTTTCTCTGATTATGTTTCGGAGCTTTTGTGTTCGGTGCGTACGGGATGCGGATGCGCTTATATGGATGAACTTACCTGCTCGGCCCCATCGCCAAGCTGGAAGATTTCAACGTGGGCATAGCCACGTACTTCTTCGATGAAGTTCTCATCATGACAGGCCAGCACAATGCTTCCTCCGCGGTGCAGATGGGACGCGAAACCTTCGTGCAACATGGTCCGGCCAGCGATATCTAGTCCCACATCCGGCTCATCAGCGCATAAAACATCCACGTGCTCTCCATTGCCAGCACCGATAACTGAGGCAAACTGCGCTAACCGCAGTTCACGTTGTGACAGATCTTCAGGATGTTCTTCGCTGCCCAGATTAAATTGCGCACGTAATTGCGTATCCGGAACCATGTGATTCACGCGTGAATCAATAACCTGATCAATCGGATCCTGCAACATCAAACCGATTCTTTTGTCCCGTTCGACCAGTGCTTTCATCAACGTGGACTTGCCTGCGCCATTTGCTCCGCGCAACCACAACACACCGCCGCGCGGAATAGACAGCGATATGGGGCCAATGACGAAACGGTTCGCCTGAAATTTCCGAAACTGCCACCAGCGCCGTTTTCCTGCGCCCTGGCTGCCCACGAGATCTGGAAAATGCAGATAAGAATCATCGCCGTGATGGGACGAGGGCACCTTTTTCGGCAGCTGCAGGAGTGCTTCTTCTCCTAGTAATTCCGCATCCACATCGGGGTCCATGTCGGACAACCAGGCGTGATGCCCAGCGACCACCACGTCAGCATCGAGGTTGTGCAGAACGTGTGCCAGCTGTTGGCGGGAGGCCGGGTCGAGGCCGGCGAAGGGGTCATCGAGAAGCACCAGCGGCGCATCCAGGATTAACACCGTGCCTATTGCCACCCGCCGAGTTTGCCCACCGGAGAGCTGATTTGGGGCGCGATCCAAAAGTTCCTGCAGATCGAGAGCCCCCGCAATCCTCTCGATGCGCTGACGCATCTCATCTAGTGCAACCCCGCGCTGTTCAAGGCCAAAAGCTAATTCTTCTTCCACCGTGGTGCGTAAATACGTAATGTGCGCCCGCGGGTTAGAAGTCAGCATGACCGCGACGGGAGTGTTTTCATACAAGTCGGTGAGATACTTAGTCAGCCCGGAACCAGAGGGGCCAACCAGCTGCTTTATAGCCACACAACCACCACCAATGCAGCAATCGGCATCAACCAGCGCAGGACTTTTTGTGTGGTTGTATCGGCTACCGGGTTTAATACCGTGCGCTGACCGGTGCGCTCCAATCCGGATACTTCTAGTGGGATGGCGCGCGAGGCTCCTTGCGATAGCAGACGCGTAATCAGCGGTAAGACCACAAACTTAACGGTCTTTGAAAGGCCACGGGTGCTGTGCTGGCGTGGGCTGTGTGCGCGCAAATGATTGGCATATCGCACCGAGCCTAAGGTGTCACGACCTTGCGGAAGCAACTGCACGGCGGAGCCTACGATATAGGCCACCCGCGGCATATGACTGAGTGATTTCACCAAATCTGCAATGGTTACGGCGCTAGCCGCTGTCAAAAATGCTGACATCAAAGCGATGAAGCGAACACTTAAATCCAGGGCCGTCGACCAGTCATTTCTGCCGAAGGGAATGTGGATAATCAGCAAGGATAGGCTAACCGGATGCTTAAGGCGACGGTAGTTGCCAGGACGGAGAAATTACGCAGGCGCACAAGCGCAATAAGCTGCGCAATCACGGCAACGCTTGCGCTTAAAGCAAGTTCATTAAAACCCAGCACCACAATCCATGAGCTAGCCGCCGCAACAATCCAGGTCAGCGGATTCATTAGTGGCTATGTTCTGCTGTACGTGGGGCCAAAGCGCGCCGGGTCTTTTTCGGCAATGCGGCAACGACCGCAAACAC
Protein-coding regions in this window:
- a CDS encoding DUF3662 and FHA domain-containing protein; its protein translation is MELLEKLARLDSAMQRGLDNGMAFVFGGKVVPEEIEELLKQEALDNVQHGDDELLYCPNVYSVGVSSKDVENLSRNRSTPAGLADQISRFIRNNGWQLAGPIVVRIGEESSLRTGQLRVSSFINQEPGVDTGFDAIFHDAHEDEDEQSSASQSQENSMTTPDSNYPAEEAATTSFVRQEASEEQNIPHGPAVNLLLQDGSSRTYHVQEGSNIIGRSNDAHLRLPDTGVSRQHAEITWDGQDAVLTDLQSTNGTTVNETPIENWLLADGDIITMGHSQIEVRITGLES
- a CDS encoding FHA domain-containing protein FhaB/FipA, with amino-acid sequence MDSVIMSGLRIGLLILLWLFILVALNAMRRDANKAAGSYQAVKAGPVAAPRVKGRAIAPREIKIIDGPLAGSHMALSGLEDFTLGRAQDCDFVLGDDYASSRHARLFRRGSQWFVEDLESRNGTFVAGNRIDQPEQVGVNTDIKMGRSTVRLVA
- a CDS encoding energy-coupling factor transporter transmembrane protein EcfT; the encoded protein is MLIIHIPFGRNDWSTALDLSVRFIALMSAFLTAASAVTIADLVKSLSHMPRVAYIVGSAVQLLPQGRDTLGSVRYANHLRAHSPRQHSTRGLSKTVKFVVLPLITRLLSQGASRAIPLEVSGLERTGQRTVLNPVADTTTQKVLRWLMPIAALVVVVWL
- a CDS encoding ATP-binding cassette domain-containing protein; the protein is MAIKQLVGPSGSGLTKYLTDLYENTPVAVMLTSNPRAHITYLRTTVEEELAFGLEQRGVALDEMRQRIERIAGALDLQELLDRAPNQLSGGQTRRVAIGTVLILDAPLVLLDDPFAGLDPASRQQLAHVLHNLDADVVVAGHHAWLSDMDPDVDAELLGEEALLQLPKKVPSSHHGDDSYLHFPDLVGSQGAGKRRWWQFRKFQANRFVIGPISLSIPRGGVLWLRGANGAGKSTLMKALVERDKRIGLMLQDPIDQVIDSRVNHMVPDTQLRAQFNLGSEEHPEDLSQRELRLAQFASVIGAGNGEHVDVLCADEPDVGLDIAGRTMLHEGFASHLHRGGSIVLACHDENFIEEVRGYAHVEIFQLGDGAEQVSSSI